Genomic window (Culex pipiens pallens isolate TS chromosome 3, TS_CPP_V2, whole genome shotgun sequence):
ACAATCAGCAAATCGGGACCCAGCCAAATTCGGAAGCACTTTCCCCATTCCTTACTCAACCGATCAACTTCCTGCAGAAATTCTAAAATCGTAACCTTCgttaaaatgacttctttttttagaaatttcgatCACTAGCACATACCAGCTGGCGTCATGCTGAAAAATCTAGCTGCATTGCCCACGACCGGGTATGCCTTTGGACCGGTAATTTTGGACCCATAATGAACCAAATTGGCAAACTTTTGGTACAAATGTACCCCAACGGCAAACGCAATGGCCAAAATCGACAACAGCCAGATTGCCATCCTGGAAACTGTGAGAGCAAAGTTCAAGCAACTCTTTCTCCGTTGAACCTTGACAGTGAACTAAACCAAAAGTTAATCGTAAACTTCTGGGGTGGCTTCCTTATCAGGTTCCGTCAACTAAAAATATAGACCAAATTTTGAGCTCTTAATCGCTCTGCGAGAGATAGATAAAGACTTCTAGCTTTGTGTTgagtttattg
Coding sequences:
- the LOC128092300 gene encoding cytochrome P450 4C1-like, which translates into the protein MAIWLLSILAIAFAVGVHLYQKFANLVHYGSKITGPKAYPVVGNAARFFSMTPAEFLQEVDRLSKEWGKCFRIWLGPDLLIVVTDAKKVEVN